Proteins found in one Methylosinus sp. PW1 genomic segment:
- a CDS encoding peroxiredoxin translates to MRRKEGAVTEAKKSTGLREGDAAPSFELPGAGGEKLSLSGFSGKKLALYFYPKDDTSGCTKEAIEFNALKADFAKAKTALVGVSPDSPAKHDKFRAKYELTFPLASDESKEMLSAYGVWVEKSMYGRKYMGVERSTFLIGPDGKIEKIWRKVKVPGHAAEVLVAAKGK, encoded by the coding sequence ATGAGACGAAAGGAAGGCGCGGTGACCGAAGCGAAGAAATCCACAGGCTTGCGCGAAGGCGACGCCGCCCCCTCTTTCGAGCTGCCGGGCGCCGGCGGCGAGAAGCTCTCTCTTTCCGGCTTTTCCGGCAAGAAGCTGGCGCTCTACTTCTACCCTAAGGACGACACCTCCGGCTGCACCAAGGAGGCGATCGAATTCAACGCTTTGAAGGCGGATTTCGCCAAGGCGAAGACTGCGCTGGTCGGCGTCTCGCCGGATTCGCCGGCCAAGCACGACAAGTTCCGCGCCAAATATGAGCTGACCTTCCCGCTCGCTTCCGACGAGAGCAAGGAGATGCTCTCCGCCTATGGCGTCTGGGTGGAGAAGAGCATGTATGGCCGCAAATATATGGGCGTGGAGCGCTCGACCTTTCTGATCGGCCCGGATGGCAAGATCGAGAAAATCTGGCGCAAGGTGAAAGTGCCCGGCCATGCGGCCGAGGTGCTGGTGGCGGCGAAGGGGAAGTAG
- a CDS encoding DUF2076 domain-containing protein: MSPEERQLLAGLFERTRSAAGAQRDQEAESFIAEQLKSQPGAPYLLAQTVLVQDQALQAANQRLQELEGRVRDLESRPQPSSGFLGGLFGGAQRQAPPPPRPAPPPGYGQQPGYPQQQGGPWGAAPAGGPAYAPPPPPGYATQGYPPQQAAAAPGGGFLKGALGTAAGVAGGVLLADSIRGLFHGGAGGAGSNLGIGSGFDHASSGGDTIINNYYGDQGGNSQPYPDAGYDSPDPGGPDVQSADYDTDAGGFDDGGGDGGFDV; encoded by the coding sequence ATGTCACCCGAAGAACGCCAACTGCTCGCCGGTTTGTTCGAGCGTACGCGCAGCGCCGCCGGCGCTCAGCGCGATCAGGAGGCGGAGAGTTTCATCGCCGAGCAGCTGAAGTCGCAGCCGGGCGCGCCCTATCTGCTGGCGCAGACCGTTCTGGTGCAGGATCAGGCGCTGCAGGCGGCCAATCAACGTCTGCAGGAGCTGGAAGGCCGCGTGCGCGACCTCGAGAGCCGTCCGCAGCCGTCCAGCGGATTTTTGGGCGGTCTGTTCGGCGGCGCTCAGCGCCAAGCTCCGCCCCCGCCGCGTCCGGCCCCGCCTCCCGGCTATGGCCAGCAGCCCGGCTATCCGCAGCAGCAAGGCGGTCCCTGGGGCGCGGCCCCGGCCGGCGGCCCCGCTTATGCTCCGCCCCCGCCTCCCGGCTACGCCACGCAAGGCTATCCGCCCCAGCAAGCTGCGGCCGCCCCCGGCGGCGGCTTTCTGAAGGGCGCGCTGGGCACGGCGGCGGGCGTCGCCGGCGGCGTGCTGCTCGCCGACTCGATCCGCGGCCTGTTCCATGGCGGCGCCGGCGGAGCCGGGAGCAATCTCGGCATAGGCTCGGGCTTCGACCACGCGAGCAGCGGCGGCGACACGATCATCAACAATTATTACGGCGATCAGGGCGGCAATAGCCAACCCTACCCCGACGCCGGCTATGACAGCCCCGACCCCGGCGGCCCCGATGTGCAGAGCGCCGATTACGACACGGACGCCGGCGGCTTCGACGACGGCGGCGGGGATGGCGGCTTCGACGTGTAA
- a CDS encoding TonB-dependent receptor: protein MSLASLLVGISASVPVQEAFAQAPAAAAQQAAAPSQGDGGPLSAQIQDVQVLGAEAAAQKLQEQVLIKTPRSGTVVTDKVIEEQQIETVTDISRRVPGYRPNLVQPRQSRMTIRGAGIAAASAGTGSPSDTGYIVDNVYWSFAGFQWGEFVDLSSVEVLYGPTGTAGTKNTNVGSIIMHTQLPSFVPKTTLRTSYSNYNHIRQTINSTGPLIDDALAYRLAFYLDKGDGWIRDARSGTTYLDTNRLGVHFQLFGVGDGWSDRLSLTYNGSNEQNGYLTAAIGDTSLVYANGTRPAQTYFQRVQQRLGKPIWTIDPNTPYRAAMNRNPTHVGMASNELNVAVGDYIFTSITAGGFGSFKNYASQDDQLLNIGSDDMDTFGWQVSQEFRLSSPKEQELEWTVGTFTYWEFLQDRMHHSTFGYDAPKWYNDPAAIPGNISWWLNKAGDIQQAAFGQATWHATEQFDLTFGLRDSWDLRYSSNKFRPTYNYYVPVSIAEQDRALAYHASYGWSDSGGATKGHNAVIGIINPKYQVNENVQIYALIGRGDKQPAVNTQNTPNYRRDSKTLSVTPLGWKPAFNKAETSWDYEIGAKTNWFDGALISNVNLYWNDLYDFQIGQSQVQTLADGATITVAYLGNAPHVRLRGVEFVEQWRPFDGLTFNLSGAYTEARFVSYAEAPTPEDWAFSGGPATMSLSNTRINQLPKWQINGGYSYERSIGNVFAGVGDWGNQPITAFTYLNASWFDKSQLTHPRSIVQYWQPDYVMLDAGLGLKTSDNKYSLTLWGKNLFDNRPWRSISLGSSTSPTNVGISTQGPRTFGVTSSITF, encoded by the coding sequence GTGTCACTGGCGTCTCTTCTGGTGGGGATTTCCGCAAGCGTCCCGGTCCAGGAAGCGTTCGCGCAAGCGCCCGCGGCGGCTGCGCAACAGGCGGCGGCGCCGAGCCAGGGCGACGGTGGACCCCTCTCCGCCCAGATTCAAGACGTGCAAGTGCTCGGAGCCGAGGCCGCCGCCCAGAAGCTCCAGGAGCAGGTGCTGATCAAGACGCCGCGATCGGGAACCGTCGTCACCGACAAGGTGATCGAGGAGCAGCAGATCGAGACGGTGACCGACATTTCCCGAAGGGTTCCCGGCTATCGCCCGAACCTGGTCCAGCCACGACAGTCGCGCATGACGATCCGCGGCGCCGGCATAGCGGCAGCCTCTGCGGGAACGGGCTCGCCCTCCGACACGGGCTATATCGTCGACAATGTCTATTGGAGCTTCGCCGGCTTTCAATGGGGTGAGTTCGTCGACCTCTCCTCCGTCGAGGTGCTCTATGGCCCGACGGGAACGGCGGGAACGAAAAACACCAATGTCGGCTCCATCATCATGCATACGCAATTGCCGTCATTCGTCCCGAAGACCACGCTTCGAACGAGCTACAGCAATTACAATCATATCCGGCAGACCATCAATTCCACTGGCCCGCTCATCGACGATGCGCTCGCCTACCGGCTGGCTTTCTACCTCGACAAGGGCGACGGCTGGATTCGGGACGCGAGGTCCGGCACGACCTATCTCGACACCAACCGTCTCGGCGTCCACTTTCAGCTCTTCGGCGTCGGCGACGGCTGGAGCGATCGGCTCAGCCTGACCTACAACGGCTCCAACGAGCAGAACGGCTATCTCACCGCGGCGATCGGCGACACTTCCCTCGTCTATGCGAATGGGACCCGGCCCGCTCAGACATATTTTCAAAGAGTCCAGCAGCGCCTCGGAAAGCCGATCTGGACGATCGACCCCAACACGCCGTACCGGGCGGCCATGAACCGCAATCCGACCCATGTGGGCATGGCCTCCAACGAGCTCAATGTCGCCGTCGGCGACTACATATTTACGTCGATCACCGCTGGCGGCTTCGGCTCGTTCAAAAACTATGCTTCGCAGGACGACCAGCTGCTCAATATCGGCAGCGACGATATGGACACATTCGGCTGGCAGGTGTCTCAGGAATTCAGGCTGTCCTCGCCCAAAGAGCAGGAGCTCGAATGGACGGTCGGCACATTCACCTATTGGGAATTCCTCCAGGACCGCATGCATCATTCGACATTCGGCTACGACGCGCCGAAATGGTATAATGATCCCGCAGCGATACCCGGCAATATTTCCTGGTGGCTGAACAAGGCGGGGGATATTCAGCAGGCTGCATTCGGGCAGGCGACCTGGCATGCGACCGAGCAGTTCGATCTCACCTTCGGCCTGCGCGACAGCTGGGACCTGCGATATTCGTCGAACAAGTTCCGCCCCACCTACAATTATTATGTTCCGGTCTCGATCGCCGAGCAGGACCGCGCCCTCGCCTACCACGCGAGCTACGGCTGGTCCGACTCGGGAGGCGCGACCAAGGGCCACAATGCGGTCATCGGCATCATCAATCCGAAATATCAGGTCAACGAGAATGTGCAGATCTACGCTCTGATCGGCCGTGGCGACAAGCAGCCCGCGGTGAACACGCAGAACACCCCCAACTATCGGCGAGACTCGAAAACGCTCTCGGTGACCCCTCTGGGATGGAAGCCCGCCTTCAACAAGGCGGAGACGTCCTGGGATTATGAGATCGGCGCGAAGACCAACTGGTTCGACGGCGCGCTCATCTCCAACGTCAATCTCTATTGGAACGATCTCTACGATTTCCAGATCGGCCAATCGCAGGTTCAGACGCTCGCGGACGGCGCCACGATCACCGTCGCCTATCTCGGCAATGCGCCGCATGTCCGGCTGCGCGGCGTCGAATTCGTCGAGCAATGGCGCCCGTTCGATGGGCTGACGTTCAACCTCTCGGGCGCCTACACGGAGGCGCGCTTCGTGAGCTATGCGGAGGCGCCCACGCCCGAAGATTGGGCCTTCTCTGGCGGCCCCGCGACGATGTCGCTCAGCAACACGCGCATCAACCAGCTGCCAAAATGGCAGATCAACGGCGGCTACAGCTATGAGCGCTCGATCGGAAACGTCTTCGCGGGAGTCGGGGATTGGGGAAACCAGCCGATCACGGCCTTCACCTATCTGAACGCCTCCTGGTTCGACAAGTCGCAGCTCACTCATCCGCGTTCGATCGTACAGTATTGGCAGCCCGACTATGTGATGCTCGACGCCGGGCTCGGATTGAAGACGAGCGACAACAAATACAGCCTCACGCTCTGGGGCAAGAATCTCTTCGACAACCGTCCCTGGCGGAGCATCTCGCTCGGCTCATCCACCTCGCCGACCAATGTCGGAATATCGACGCAAGGGCCGCGCACATTCGGCGTCACCTCGTCGATCACGTTTTGA
- a CDS encoding TonB-dependent receptor, with the protein MRTIGATRNLRTWLCSSASPAPLLLGPLLAFMAPSGAFSQDAQIEDVRVGGPAQEGLSRQEERVLLKAPRSAAIINGTRATEEHLDRLSDFSQLAPNYRPNIANPQTGTPALRGVGVGAGTGNGAESETGFIVDNVFFKNVGFQWADFVELESFEVGLGPQGTAGGKNTTVGNIIIRTQLPSFERKATLETSFANYSHVVEKLNVTGPIIDDKLAYRLTAYFDKGDGWINDKVTGAGYLNNDRWGIRGQLYYVGDDITDRVIFSYGTSHEYIGANHHTGVIGNSVPIYANGTVGASFAQNLWNRLHLVMTTVDPYSPEFTHSAAFSQQTVSASNELNWRIGDNTLTSISAWAFYVDHPNYTYNNENEELELTSGFSDPHVAQYSQELRLASPKEQTLEWQFGLFTFYERIWSFSRTDFGSNAARWFGTTTTDPQLLNRVEQHTDGASRTFQAAAYTQETLHVDDRLALTFGLRDSYEIKEGSVFAWEKYWNTAYTIAQTDTAVRGGGGGGYYDTGGQTRARNMLTGVFNPSYKVDDNILLFGLIGRGEKASQVNVSARSVWSGANFLGWQPLFTKPEQNWDYEIGVKTNWLDEKLIANFNFYWTDIFNFQSNMVDTSFIASNGQPLRQTYLGNVPHVRLRGFEFTGRWSPIERLWLRFNGAYTEARYIDFAKAAPPSDWVWPTPSPAPAGFLTAPLTLSRSNTRWELLPKWAVNVGANYEHPLGAIFKDFGGFDQPVTAFGYFNLAWQDRMQMTDPHSIIQYWQPAYSLINVGLGLRTDDGRYSFQLWSKNITDQRWIKTWTAGTPTAPATMQIQDFPRTFGGTLLVKLE; encoded by the coding sequence ATGCGAACGATCGGCGCCACCAGAAATCTACGGACATGGCTTTGTTCCTCGGCGTCGCCTGCGCCGTTGCTGCTCGGGCCTCTGCTCGCTTTCATGGCTCCTTCCGGCGCTTTCTCGCAGGACGCGCAGATCGAGGATGTGCGGGTCGGCGGCCCGGCGCAGGAGGGGCTGTCGCGGCAGGAGGAGCGCGTCCTGCTGAAGGCGCCGCGCTCGGCGGCGATCATCAATGGAACGCGCGCGACGGAGGAGCATCTCGATCGCCTCTCCGATTTCTCGCAGCTGGCTCCCAACTATCGCCCCAATATCGCCAATCCCCAGACGGGAACGCCGGCCCTGCGCGGCGTCGGCGTCGGCGCCGGAACCGGAAATGGTGCGGAGTCGGAGACGGGATTCATCGTCGACAATGTGTTTTTCAAGAATGTCGGCTTCCAATGGGCCGATTTCGTCGAGCTCGAATCCTTCGAGGTCGGCCTCGGCCCGCAAGGAACGGCGGGCGGCAAGAACACGACTGTCGGCAACATCATCATTCGCACGCAATTGCCGTCCTTCGAGCGCAAGGCCACTCTGGAGACGTCTTTCGCCAATTACAGCCATGTCGTCGAGAAGCTGAATGTCACCGGCCCGATCATCGACGACAAGCTCGCCTATCGCTTGACTGCCTATTTCGACAAGGGCGATGGCTGGATCAACGACAAGGTGACGGGCGCCGGCTATCTCAACAACGACCGCTGGGGAATTCGCGGGCAGCTCTATTATGTCGGCGACGATATCACCGATCGTGTGATCTTCAGCTATGGAACCTCGCACGAATATATCGGCGCGAATCACCATACGGGCGTGATCGGCAATTCCGTTCCGATCTATGCGAACGGCACGGTCGGCGCGTCATTCGCCCAAAACTTGTGGAACCGGCTTCATCTCGTCATGACGACGGTCGATCCTTATTCGCCGGAGTTCACGCACAGCGCCGCCTTCAGCCAGCAGACCGTGAGCGCCTCCAATGAGCTGAACTGGCGTATCGGCGACAATACGCTGACCTCCATCTCGGCCTGGGCCTTCTATGTCGATCATCCCAATTACACCTACAACAACGAGAATGAAGAGCTCGAGCTGACGAGCGGATTCAGCGACCCGCATGTCGCGCAATATTCCCAGGAGCTGCGCCTCGCCTCGCCGAAGGAACAGACGCTGGAATGGCAGTTCGGCCTCTTCACCTTCTATGAGCGAATCTGGTCGTTCAGCCGGACCGATTTCGGCAGCAACGCCGCGCGATGGTTCGGCACGACGACCACGGATCCGCAATTGCTCAATCGCGTCGAGCAGCACACCGATGGCGCGTCACGCACCTTCCAGGCGGCCGCCTACACGCAGGAAACTCTACATGTCGACGATCGCCTCGCGCTGACCTTCGGCCTGCGCGACAGCTATGAGATCAAGGAAGGCTCGGTCTTCGCTTGGGAGAAATATTGGAACACCGCCTACACCATCGCTCAGACCGATACGGCGGTGCGCGGCGGGGGCGGCGGCGGATATTACGACACCGGCGGCCAGACGCGCGCGCGCAACATGCTGACCGGCGTTTTCAACCCGTCCTATAAGGTCGACGACAATATTCTGCTGTTCGGCCTGATCGGCCGCGGCGAGAAGGCGTCGCAGGTCAATGTCTCGGCGAGATCGGTGTGGTCCGGCGCGAATTTTCTCGGCTGGCAGCCGCTCTTCACCAAGCCGGAGCAGAATTGGGATTACGAGATCGGCGTCAAGACCAATTGGCTCGACGAAAAGCTCATCGCCAATTTCAATTTCTATTGGACCGACATCTTCAATTTTCAGTCCAATATGGTCGATACGAGCTTCATTGCGTCCAATGGCCAGCCGCTTCGCCAGACCTATCTCGGCAATGTTCCGCATGTGCGGCTGAGAGGCTTCGAGTTCACGGGCCGGTGGAGCCCGATCGAGCGTCTCTGGCTGCGGTTCAACGGCGCTTACACCGAAGCGCGCTATATCGATTTCGCCAAAGCCGCGCCGCCGTCCGATTGGGTATGGCCGACGCCCAGTCCCGCGCCGGCGGGCTTCCTCACCGCGCCTCTCACTCTATCGCGATCGAACACGCGCTGGGAGCTGCTGCCGAAATGGGCGGTGAATGTCGGCGCCAATTACGAACATCCGCTCGGTGCGATCTTCAAGGATTTCGGCGGCTTCGATCAGCCCGTCACCGCCTTCGGCTATTTCAATCTGGCTTGGCAGGATCGGATGCAGATGACCGATCCACATTCCATCATTCAATATTGGCAGCCGGCCTATTCGCTCATCAACGTCGGCCTCGGCCTGCGCACAGACGACGGCCGCTACAGCTTCCAGCTCTGGAGCAAGAACATCACCGATCAGAGATGGATCAAGACCTGGACCGCGGGCACGCCGACGGCGCCTGCCACCATGCAGATACAGGATTTCCCGAGGACCTTCGGCGGGACGCTGCTGGTCAAGCTCGAATGA
- a CDS encoding DUF3971 domain-containing protein: protein MTQRIDESPAVGARAPRFLLGFFQRGSTAVRLRGFCVVRSLSIVAVTVLLGIVLTVGAFFAALARGPIASDWLAPKIVEALDDLYVHRYQFGLSSVAIASTDHGLTFTVNGLAVKSGERTILAAPRAQLSVDPRALLIGRLTPRRLDVLDLELRLEVLPDGVVAISAPGADPVAIPLDAPSPAEPAAEAQAAPVVPSLRQAAGALRAVMNFIVDPESPVAAIDKIGVSNARLVIDDRTLEKTIVYDDLTLSFDKIAGARRLRLGATGSSGHVGAEVEAKGGMGERRTLDARLRSLSMEEIALAAGARALPFDTDAPLSLDLHFALADDGRVIEASGKFAVGEGFLRLEEPDAEPFMLQELSISGRWDMERRLLAIEPVEIRTSVARLSFKGALTPPAEGSGVVGLSFVLARPGAFLPTRHGESALVVENAGLTATLDLLAKKYKVERVFLDGPEVHATATLDVDGAQPDGTHLKYAIHATQTPLRSVLRIWPTQVAAPTRMWMDEHITAGVMRSGTLTADLDQQAMTAGRYERPPPDAALRGDFDLDNATLVDAVPGLWPINGMNGHIALTGRTVSFVASSGVMESAPGRKLAITEGVFRAPSLGFDPAPAWIELKLAGGVEAVADILSLKSVAPAASLPMDANQLKGQIEGKLRIDFELGLAAKEEHTRITVDAETSNLTMERFIGKERLEGAALRLVSDREGLRVTGAGRVFGAPVTLDLRRAAGEKGQAQAQLSFSLDDAARLRAGYGFAGVSGVVGVQVQTRLPIEDSESQFEIDFSKAALDHPLPGVTKPLGKPGRASFTLVKRPDGSALEQLQAEAGPQQFSGVVELGRDGVLRSAKLSQAKLSPGDDMRLEMTRGGDALKLVVRGANIDARPLLRYLSQPSSEPQGAAAAGKPPTSDDFDLDLKSPIVTGHGKQILSNVDLRFERRGGKPRQLSLTGNFGREPFAAMLTRHPSGAPQIDLSTSDGGAFLSFLDLYHRMESGALSATLLLNPGRSDGTMRIHDFYLQNEPAIRQLVMQGAARTDDKGAAHFDPDSVKFARVQSTFTWANGRLTLRDAVMSGTEIGLTVDGYIDMARDRIDVSGSFVPAYGLNNLVSNIPVIGFMLAGGQHEGVFAVSFRVSGAFSAPVLTVNPLSVIAPGLLRKVFGIVDGTGTGRLPESAPAPR, encoded by the coding sequence TTGACGCAGAGGATAGACGAGAGTCCGGCGGTCGGAGCGCGGGCGCCGCGCTTTTTATTGGGATTTTTCCAGCGCGGCTCGACCGCGGTTCGGCTGCGGGGCTTTTGCGTGGTGCGTAGCCTTTCCATCGTGGCGGTGACGGTGCTGCTCGGCATCGTGCTCACTGTCGGCGCTTTTTTCGCCGCGCTCGCCCGCGGTCCCATCGCCTCCGACTGGCTCGCGCCAAAAATCGTCGAGGCGCTCGACGATCTCTATGTGCATCGCTACCAATTCGGGCTCAGCTCGGTGGCGATCGCCAGCACGGATCACGGCCTCACCTTCACCGTGAACGGCCTCGCCGTGAAGAGTGGCGAGCGCACCATCCTCGCGGCGCCGCGCGCGCAATTGTCGGTGGACCCGCGGGCGCTGCTCATCGGCCGGCTGACGCCGCGCCGGCTGGACGTGCTGGACCTCGAGCTGAGGCTCGAAGTGCTGCCCGACGGCGTGGTGGCGATCTCTGCGCCGGGCGCCGATCCCGTCGCCATACCGCTCGACGCGCCATCACCGGCGGAGCCCGCCGCGGAGGCGCAGGCGGCGCCTGTCGTCCCATCGCTGCGGCAGGCGGCGGGCGCCTTGCGCGCGGTGATGAATTTTATCGTCGATCCCGAGAGTCCGGTCGCCGCCATCGACAAGATCGGCGTCTCCAACGCCCGCCTCGTGATCGACGATCGCACGTTGGAGAAGACGATCGTCTATGACGATCTCACTTTGAGCTTCGACAAGATCGCCGGCGCGCGGCGGCTGCGCCTCGGCGCCACCGGCTCCTCCGGCCATGTCGGCGCCGAGGTGGAGGCCAAGGGCGGCATGGGCGAGCGGCGCACGCTGGACGCGCGCCTGCGCAGCCTCTCCATGGAAGAGATCGCGCTGGCGGCGGGAGCGCGCGCTCTGCCCTTCGACACAGACGCGCCTCTATCGCTCGATCTGCATTTCGCTCTGGCGGACGACGGCCGCGTCATCGAGGCGAGCGGGAAATTCGCCGTCGGCGAAGGCTTCCTCCGCCTCGAGGAGCCGGACGCCGAGCCTTTCATGCTGCAGGAGCTGTCCATCTCCGGCCGCTGGGACATGGAGCGCCGGCTGCTCGCCATAGAGCCGGTCGAGATCCGCACCAGCGTTGCGCGGCTGAGCTTCAAAGGCGCGCTGACGCCGCCGGCGGAAGGGTCTGGCGTCGTCGGGCTCTCCTTCGTTCTCGCGCGGCCGGGCGCCTTTCTGCCGACGCGCCATGGCGAGTCGGCGCTCGTCGTCGAGAACGCCGGCCTCACCGCGACGCTCGATCTCCTCGCCAAGAAATACAAGGTCGAGCGCGTCTTTCTGGACGGGCCGGAGGTGCACGCCACGGCGACCCTCGATGTGGATGGCGCGCAGCCGGATGGGACGCATCTCAAATATGCGATCCATGCGACGCAGACGCCGCTGCGCTCCGTGCTGCGCATCTGGCCGACGCAGGTGGCGGCGCCGACGCGCATGTGGATGGACGAGCATATCACCGCCGGCGTGATGCGCAGCGGAACGCTCACTGCCGATCTCGATCAGCAGGCGATGACCGCCGGGCGCTATGAGCGGCCGCCGCCGGACGCCGCCTTGCGCGGCGATTTCGATCTCGACAATGCGACGCTCGTCGACGCCGTTCCGGGCCTGTGGCCGATCAACGGCATGAACGGCCATATCGCGCTCACCGGCCGCACCGTCTCCTTCGTCGCCTCCTCCGGCGTTATGGAGAGCGCGCCGGGCCGCAAGCTCGCCATAACGGAAGGCGTGTTTCGTGCGCCCTCGCTCGGCTTCGATCCGGCGCCCGCCTGGATCGAATTGAAGCTCGCCGGCGGCGTGGAGGCGGTCGCCGATATTCTCTCGCTCAAGAGCGTCGCTCCGGCCGCCAGCCTGCCCATGGACGCCAATCAGCTCAAAGGGCAGATCGAAGGCAAGCTGCGCATCGATTTCGAGCTCGGCCTCGCGGCCAAGGAAGAGCATACGCGCATCACGGTCGACGCCGAGACGAGCAATCTCACCATGGAGCGCTTCATCGGCAAGGAGCGGCTGGAGGGCGCGGCGCTGCGGCTCGTCTCGGATCGTGAGGGGCTGCGCGTCACCGGCGCCGGCCGCGTCTTCGGCGCGCCGGTGACGCTCGATCTGCGCCGCGCCGCCGGCGAGAAGGGACAGGCGCAGGCGCAATTGTCCTTCTCGCTCGACGACGCCGCGCGCCTGCGCGCCGGCTATGGATTTGCCGGCGTCTCCGGCGTCGTCGGCGTGCAGGTGCAGACGAGGCTGCCGATCGAAGATTCCGAGTCGCAATTCGAGATCGACTTCTCCAAAGCCGCGCTCGATCATCCCTTGCCGGGCGTGACCAAGCCGCTCGGCAAGCCGGGCCGCGCCAGCTTCACTCTGGTGAAGCGGCCGGACGGCTCGGCGCTCGAGCAATTGCAGGCGGAGGCGGGGCCGCAGCAATTTTCCGGCGTGGTGGAGCTCGGCCGCGACGGCGTGCTGCGCTCGGCCAAGCTCTCACAGGCGAAGCTTTCGCCCGGCGACGATATGCGTCTCGAGATGACGCGCGGCGGCGATGCGCTGAAGCTCGTCGTGCGCGGCGCAAATATCGATGCGCGTCCGCTGCTGCGTTATCTCTCGCAACCATCCTCCGAGCCGCAAGGCGCAGCGGCGGCGGGCAAGCCGCCGACCTCGGACGATTTCGATCTCGATCTCAAATCGCCGATCGTCACCGGACACGGCAAGCAGATCCTCTCCAATGTCGATCTGCGCTTCGAGCGGCGCGGCGGCAAGCCGCGGCAATTGTCGCTGACCGGCAATTTCGGCCGCGAGCCCTTCGCGGCGATGCTGACGCGCCATCCGAGCGGCGCGCCGCAGATCGATCTCTCGACCAGCGACGGCGGCGCCTTTCTCTCCTTCCTCGATCTCTATCATCGCATGGAGAGCGGCGCGCTGTCGGCGACGCTATTGCTCAATCCGGGCCGCTCCGACGGCACGATGCGCATTCATGATTTCTATCTGCAGAACGAGCCGGCCATTCGTCAGCTCGTCATGCAGGGCGCCGCGCGCACGGATGACAAGGGCGCCGCGCATTTCGATCCAGACTCGGTGAAATTCGCGCGCGTGCAATCCACCTTCACCTGGGCGAATGGCCGCCTCACCCTGCGCGACGCTGTGATGTCCGGGACAGAAATCGGCCTGACGGTGGACGGCTATATCGACATGGCGCGCGATCGCATCGACGTGTCGGGCTCTTTCGTGCCGGCCTATGGGCTCAATAATCTCGTGTCGAATATTCCGGTCATCGGCTTCATGCTCGCGGGCGGCCAGCACGAGGGCGTCTTCGCGGTGAGCTTTCGCGTGAGCGGCGCCTTCAGCGCGCCGGTGCTGACCGTCAATCCGCTATCGGTGATCGCGCCGGGCCTGCTGCGCAAGGTGTTCGGCATAGTGGACGGCACGGGGACGGGCCGCCTGCCGGAGAGCGCGCCGGCGCCGCGGTAG
- the tyrS gene encoding tyrosine--tRNA ligase has translation MSDAFRPKSEFLATLIARGFVHQCSDFEGLDEKARSGELTAYVGFDCTAASLHIGNLLSIMLLSWLQRTGGKPLPLVGGGTTRVGDPSGKDESRKLLSIETIDSNKAAIQKTFAKFLRFGDGETDAILLDNAEWLTKLNYIDFLRDVGRHFSVNRMLSMDSVKLRLDREQELSFIEFNYMCLQSYDFAEIAKRYGASLQMGGSDQWGNIVMGVDLGRRLGTHQLYALTAPLLTTSSGAKMGKTAAGAIWLDESMLAPYDYWQYWRNTEDADVVRFLKLFTFLPLDEIAKLGALGGAEINEAKKILATEATALLHGREAAELAAETARRTFEEGALALSLPKIAVAASEAAAGIGVLTAFVKAGLVASTGEARRQIKAGGLRVNDAPVTDEKAVLGETDFVEGVAKLSLGKKKHVLLERVAE, from the coding sequence ATGTCCGACGCATTCCGCCCCAAATCAGAATTCCTCGCGACGCTCATCGCGCGCGGCTTCGTGCATCAGTGCTCCGATTTCGAGGGGCTGGATGAAAAGGCGCGCTCCGGCGAACTCACCGCCTATGTCGGCTTCGACTGCACGGCGGCCTCGCTGCACATCGGCAACCTTCTGTCGATCATGCTGCTGTCCTGGCTCCAGCGCACGGGCGGCAAGCCGCTGCCGCTGGTCGGCGGCGGCACCACGCGCGTCGGCGACCCTTCCGGCAAGGACGAGAGCCGCAAGCTTCTCTCCATAGAGACGATCGACTCCAACAAGGCGGCGATCCAAAAGACCTTCGCGAAATTTCTCCGCTTCGGCGACGGCGAGACCGACGCCATTCTGCTCGACAACGCCGAATGGCTGACCAAGCTCAATTACATCGACTTTCTGCGCGATGTCGGCCGGCATTTCTCGGTCAATCGCATGCTGTCGATGGATTCGGTGAAGCTGCGGCTCGATCGCGAGCAGGAGCTGTCCTTCATCGAATTCAACTATATGTGCCTGCAGTCCTATGATTTCGCCGAGATCGCCAAGCGCTATGGCGCGAGCCTGCAAATGGGCGGCTCCGATCAATGGGGCAATATCGTCATGGGCGTCGATCTCGGCCGTCGGCTCGGGACGCATCAGCTCTATGCGCTGACCGCGCCGCTGCTCACCACCTCTTCCGGCGCCAAAATGGGCAAGACGGCGGCGGGCGCCATCTGGCTCGACGAGTCGATGCTCGCGCCCTACGATTATTGGCAATATTGGCGCAATACGGAGGATGCGGACGTCGTCCGCTTCTTGAAGCTGTTCACCTTCCTGCCGCTGGACGAGATCGCGAAGCTCGGCGCGCTGGGCGGAGCCGAGATCAACGAGGCGAAGAAGATTCTCGCCACAGAGGCGACCGCTCTGCTGCATGGGCGCGAGGCCGCCGAGCTCGCCGCCGAGACCGCGCGCCGCACTTTCGAGGAAGGCGCGCTCGCGCTCTCCCTGCCCAAGATCGCTGTCGCGGCGAGCGAGGCGGCGGCGGGCATTGGCGTGCTCACCGCCTTTGTGAAAGCGGGGCTCGTGGCCTCCACGGGCGAGGCGCGGCGGCAGATCAAGGCCGGCGGACTTCGCGTGAACGACGCTCCTGTGACCGATGAGAAGGCTGTGCTCGGCGAGACGGATTTCGTCGAAGGCGTCGCCAAGCTGTCGCTCGGCAAGAAGAAGCATGTGCTGCTGGAGCGGGTCGCGGAGTAG